AGAGCGCATCGTGTCAGTCACCACCATTGATGTGTCCCTGAATTCTCCAACCATCGTTGTGCTTGCGGAAACACAACTGGGAGTGCGAAAACGGCTTCTTGTCGAGCGCCCCATGAGGTGTGCACAGTTGCCCGTCGAGTTTCTTCTCGAAGTGCCTGCTGGAGATAGCACGCCGAAATTCCACCCAGCCGTGATCTCTGTACTCGGGACGGAGATTGGCGTTGTTGAATTCAAAGTTCGCGCTGAAGTTCCGGGTTGGCGGTGCTGATGGATCAAACGAACCGCCAAAATCTCGGGCAATGTAGTAGTCAGGGGCGAGCAGGGCATAGACAGCCGATGCGTCCTTCTTTCGGGCCGCCGCCTCGAGAGACGCGATGAAGTCTTGAAACTGGCGCTCAGTGGTGTGCAACGCAATCGACTTCGATTCGGCAGCCAACACGCTACTTGCGTAAAGGAACACGAGGAGGAGCACGGAGCGGAGCATGTGCTCTAACGATTGAGCTCACTAGCGCGCGGTGCGCCGGCACCGCGAGTCAGGCCGAGTGAATTGTTGGGCCTAATCGCCACGGTAGTAGAGCCCTTCGATCAGTTCTGCACCCTGACCATGGTCTACGAAATGCGTCCAGCCAACCAAGCCCATTGGGGTCTTGATGAGGTAGTGCTCACCCTCGTTGAGCAGTACTGTGAGCTGTGTTCCCGAAGGAATCGACGCGACCGGCTCCTTCTCACTCTTATCAGAAAAAATCGTGATATCTTGCTTCGCTTTCGAGTCCAGACCAACGTAATAGAAGGGCTGTCGAATCTCAACAAACTTTCCGTTCTTCAGAACGAATTGTTTTCTCTGGTTGTAGTGATTATTGGTATGGCCCGTAACGTATACGGCTCCATTTCCTGGGACAAACAGCTCAAGCCCCCAGATATCTCCAACGATCACGTCTGTTCCTACGGGCGATATGAGAAACCCCGGATCCGCGCTCAGTCCGTCCGTATAGGTAATAGTAAAGCGATCCCGGGATGTTCGATCAATTCTGGTATCCAGAACGTCTACGGTGGGAATGCCGCTGTCTTTGCCGACGTGCGGCTGATTCCGTACAGTCGAAATTGCAGGATCGTAATGCACGCGAATCTTGAACTCTGGAAACACGCTTTTCACTTCCACGGTGTTCAGGCCCGGAAATGGTTCCGGTTCCGCGGCGTCAACGGATGCCGCGAGTACCAGCACAGCAAAGACTAAAGTCTTCTTGGCGTGCATTCTTCTTACGTCCATGGACATTCAGATGCCTTTCAACAGAGCTTCAAAGATGGGCTGAGCACCCGTGAGTGGGAAAGTGGCCGATAGAACAATTGCGCGGTTTCTACCATCGATGACGGCAACCTCAATGCTATCCGCCCCCTGTAGTACCTGAGTGATGACCTTACGGACGTGACCCTGCTTATTGCGAGTGTGATGACTTGCACTGAAGACAAAGCCATCATTCACATCAGCGCTCAACCAACCGCCCAAGCTCAGCATGTGAACAGTGGGGGTGCCGGCCTTAGTGACGGTGATTCTCATGAGCTTTTGGTCTTCCGCTTGGGCGCCGGGGCCCTCAAAGTACGCAAAGTCGAAGCCTTTGATCCGGGTGATCGGGGAGACCGTGAACTCAAGGGCCATCATTCCAGCGGAGTCCTTGCTATTCTGAGTTGCATTGAATTGAAGACGTGTCGAACAATTCGATCCCAGGACCATGGACGTCTGTTCAATGAAGGCTTTTCTGAACTCATGATGATTGACCTCGTAGTACCATTGCCCCTGAGCAAATAGCGTTGGTGCATACGCCAGGACCGAAACGAAGGCCGTCGTTGTGAGATTCAACCAAGGGGGCATTTGGGCCTCATGAGTTCGAATGAAAGGAATTCGTCCTAAGTGCCGCATAACCGGATGCCCACGAAGCGTACCGTCGTGGGCATCCGAGTTGATGCGATAGTTGGGCAGTTGCTGACTGAGATTATTCCCAACCCCTATATTCTACCTTTCTGCATTAGGAATTTAGTTTCAAAGCAACGGATGCATTTGACCAGAACTTAGTGACACGATCAATCTTTTCCTGCGTGGTATTCTCAGTTCTCCCAATATAGGTCAATCTGAACACATTCCATCTGCCATAAGAAAGCTTGGTAATACGAATCTGATCTGGCTTATCCCTCTGTGTCAATATAAGTGAGACACCTGCCCCCCTTTAAATTAGAGTAGAGGGCGGGGAGGAGAACACACGATGAGAGCTGAAACGATCAACGCCAGCCAGGGCATCGCCGTCGCCCTCCGAGCCCCAGCACGACTTGGGGTCGGTACAGTACGCACCGCCGATCCGCATCGGGCCGAGCGTTGCCACATAGTCGAGCATCGGGATCGTGATCATCGGCCGGGCGCCGGCGGTCTTGCTGCTGCCGATGAACGTGTCGCCTCGCTCGCCGGGCGTTGCGCTCGTGTCGGCGATGCTCTCGAAGTACCAGTCGGCATCGCGGTTGTCGGCGTTGAGCATCCAGTTGTAGCGGGAGGAATTGTTCCCGCCGTAACGGTTTAGCGGCGCATTAAGGTCGGACAGCGCGCTCCCGCTGTAGGCCACGCGGTAGATGAACGGGCTGATCGCGTGGCGGTTTGCGTTAACGTCCACATTGACCGTGGCCGTGGGGTTCTGCGCGAGCGCGATCGGCGTGATGAGCACGACAGATGCCAGCGCTCCCTTCAGGGCCATCCGGACACTTGTCTTCATCTGCCGCCTCCCTCGACGTGGGGCAGGGGTCGATTATTGCGGTCCCGAAGACCCGCGAGAACTGACCCGCCGAGTCCGCCGTCCCAGAACTGAGGACCGACACCGACAAGACACTCTACGCGATCGAAGCGCTCTCGCTCATGAGGGGGCTCTGCCGGCACAGCACTCGCTAAAACACCCGGAACTTGCTCTTCTTCGCGCCGCAGAGTGGGCACGTGTCAGGCGGCTCGCCTTCCCCGGTCCAGCCGCAGGCCGAGCAGACGTACATCGGTCCCAGCGCGATGTCCTGGTTGCCAATCGCGGCCTCTTTGGCTTTGGTGTACAGGCCGGCGTGGACCTTCTCGGCCTGCAAGGCCCAGTCGGCCGAGCGGCGGGCCGCAGTCTCGTCCTGGAGTTCGGCGACAGCGATGTAGGCCGGGTACATCTCGTGCACCTCGAAGGTCTCGCCGCCGAGGG
The Candidatus Methylomirabilis tolerans DNA segment above includes these coding regions:
- a CDS encoding rubrerythrin family protein; its protein translation is MHKMTEENLKAAFAGESQAHMRYLAFADQAERKGRPEIARLFRAISFAEQVHATGHLRVLGGIGDVVDNLDAALGGETFEVHEMYPAYIAVAELQDETAARRSADWALQAEKVHAGLYTKAKEAAIGNQDIALGPMYVCSACGWTGEGEPPDTCPLCGAKKSKFRVF